The sequence CGACGAGGACGCCGCCGGCCAGCGGACCCACCAGTGTGGCGACGCCTGCGGTGGTGCCCCAGACGCTCATCGCGACGCCGCGCCGCTCCGCGGGGAAGATGCGGGTGATAGTCGACAGTGTCTGAGGGGTGAGCAGCGCTGCGCCGACGCCCTGGACCACGCGAGCGGCGATCAGCATGCCGATGGTGCCGGACAGCCCGCACCACAGCGATGCGCCGGTGAAGACGAGCAGGCCGAGCAGGTAGAGGTTCTTCGGCCCGTAGCGATCGCCGAGCCGGCCTGCCAGCAGCAGCGGCACCGCGAAACCGAGGAGATAGGCACTGGTCACCCAGATGACGGCGTCGTAGCCGGTGCCCAGCTGCTCCATGATCGACGGGTTGGCGACCGACACGATCGTCGCGTCGACGAGGATCATGAAGAAGCCGACCATCATGGCCCACAGGGCATGCCACGGGTCGGCGACCGACGCGGCTCCCGCCGCGGGTCGGCGTCGCAGCGCCGTGGTCATATCCCCACCTCGTCTCGGGTTCTATCGATGGTGTCGGCTTACCGTGCCCGTCGCCACCGCATTCGGCCTGTTCTTAGGGACTTCGCAGTCACCAGGCCCGCGTTGCCGCAGGCCGACGAAGAACAGCCCTACCGCCGACTACCCCAGTTCGTGAAGTGATTCGCCCCGACGCTACGGGCCGTTAACAAGCGCGACAACTACGCCGGCTCGGCCAGCGCCTCCTGGGAGACCGCTTCAAGGGCGTCGACGCTGGTCGAAACCCCGACAGCTAAAAGTGCAAGCAGTGCCACCAGCGCACTGACGGCCATCACCGCGGCCAGCGCCAGCTCGTTGTTGCCGAGCACGCCGACCAGTGGGGCCACCGCGGCACCAAGGCCGAACTGCGCGGCGCCGAGCAGCGCGGCAGCGGTTCCTGCGGCCTCGGGGTGGCGGGACAACGCGATTGCCGGCGCATTCGGGATGACAAGGCCCATCGCGGCGAGGATCGCCCACACCGGTGCCACGAACCCGGCCAGACCGCCGACGCCAGCCACGGCAAGACCGACGAAGACGCCGCCGGCGAGCAGTGCCGCGGCGAGGGCCCACAAGGTGATGGCCTGCGGCGAGAACCGCTTGAGCAGCACCACGTTGAACTGGGTCGCGCCGATCAACGCGACGGCGCCCGCACCGAACACCAGCGCGAAAGCCTGCTGGTCGAGCCCATAGGTGCCCTGCAGCACGAACGAAGCCCCCGCGATGTAGGCGAACAATCCCGACATGCCGAGCGCGGCGACCAGCACCAGGATGACGAACCTCCTGTCGCGCAGCAGCTCTGCGTAGGTCGCAGCGATACCGCCGATTCGCAGTGGCCTGCGGTGCGAGGGCGGCAATGTCTCGGGCAGCGCGAAAACCGCCACCAGGAGCAGGGCGCCCGCCATGACCACCAGCGCGGTGAAGACCCAGTGCCATGAGCCGTGCAGCAACACGGCCGCGCCGAGCGACGGCGCGACGACCGGCGCGACACCCAGCACCAGCATCAGCCGCGACAGCACCGTCGCGGCGGCGCTGTCGGAGAAGAGGTCACCGACGACGGCGATCGCCACCACCATGCCCGCCGCCGCCCCGACGCCCTGGAGGACGCGGGCCAGGCCGAGCACGACGAGGTTCGGCGCGAGCATGCAGATGACCGACGCCACCATGTGCAACACGATCCCGGCCATCAGCGGGCGCCGCCTGCCCAGCGAGTCCGACAGCGGGCCGACGATCAACTGTCCGAGCGCCAACCCGGCCAGCGTTCCCGTCAGGGTCAGCTGGACGACCGACGACGACACCGAGAGATCGTCGGCGATCTTGGGAAGCGCGGGCAGATACATGTCGATGGTCAGCGGACCGAGAGCGACCATGACACCCAGCACGACGATCATGCGCCAGCGGGAAGGTGTCTTGACGTCCACAGTGGGCGATGTTGCCATGCAAGTGGTTAGCACGCTAAATCAATAATTTCTTCCCCGGTCAATCGGTGATGGTCGTCACCGCTGCTGACGCCAGCACCGGAAACCACGGGCACCGGCCGTTCGTTTGACCAACCGTTAGCCTGAAGGAACGGTTACGTCCACACCAGGAGGCCGCTATGAGGGCTCGGTCCAAGGCCAAGAGCCAGGTGCCGGCAACGGTCGACGAAAATCCCGGTGCCGCCGCGCGTGTGCTGTCGGAGATCATCGAGCGCGGCGCACGCGTGCAGGGCCCCGCGGTGAGGGCATACGTCCAGCGGCTTCGC is a genomic window of Mycobacterium sp. ITM-2016-00318 containing:
- a CDS encoding multidrug effflux MFS transporter, which translates into the protein MATSPTVDVKTPSRWRMIVVLGVMVALGPLTIDMYLPALPKIADDLSVSSSVVQLTLTGTLAGLALGQLIVGPLSDSLGRRRPLMAGIVLHMVASVICMLAPNLVVLGLARVLQGVGAAAGMVVAIAVVGDLFSDSAAATVLSRLMLVLGVAPVVAPSLGAAVLLHGSWHWVFTALVVMAGALLLVAVFALPETLPPSHRRPLRIGGIAATYAELLRDRRFVILVLVAALGMSGLFAYIAGASFVLQGTYGLDQQAFALVFGAGAVALIGATQFNVVLLKRFSPQAITLWALAAALLAGGVFVGLAVAGVGGLAGFVAPVWAILAAMGLVIPNAPAIALSRHPEAAGTAAALLGAAQFGLGAAVAPLVGVLGNNELALAAVMAVSALVALLALLAVGVSTSVDALEAVSQEALAEPA